From the genome of Streptacidiphilus rugosus AM-16, one region includes:
- the cobO gene encoding cob(I)yrinic acid a,c-diamide adenosyltransferase codes for MPQGQPTSVPDDGLTTRQRRTLPVLAVHTGAGKGKSTAAFGMALRAWNQGWPIGVFQFVKSAKWKVGEEHALKVLGASGEGGTVAWHKMGEGWSWVQREIAESEDAAREGWEQVKRDLAAETYRFYVLDEFTYPMHWGWIDVDEVLSVLAERPGSQHVVITGRYAPEKLVAAADLVTEMTKVKHPMDAGRKGQRGIEW; via the coding sequence ATGCCCCAGGGACAGCCGACCAGCGTTCCCGACGACGGCCTGACCACGCGTCAGCGCCGGACCCTGCCCGTGCTCGCGGTCCACACCGGAGCTGGCAAGGGCAAGTCGACGGCGGCCTTCGGGATGGCGCTGCGCGCCTGGAACCAGGGCTGGCCGATCGGGGTGTTCCAGTTCGTCAAGTCCGCCAAGTGGAAGGTGGGCGAGGAACACGCGCTCAAGGTCCTCGGCGCGAGCGGCGAGGGCGGCACGGTCGCCTGGCACAAGATGGGCGAGGGCTGGTCCTGGGTCCAGCGCGAGATCGCCGAGAGCGAGGACGCGGCCCGAGAGGGCTGGGAGCAGGTCAAGCGCGACCTCGCGGCCGAGACCTACCGCTTCTACGTGCTGGACGAGTTCACCTACCCGATGCACTGGGGCTGGATCGACGTGGACGAAGTGCTCTCGGTGCTGGCCGAGCGGCCGGGCTCGCAGCACGTCGTGATCACCGGCCGCTACGCGCCCGAGAAGCTGGTCGCGGCGGCCGACCTGGTCACCGAGATGACGAAGGTCAAGCACCCGATGGACGCCGGCCGCAAGGGGCAGCGGGGCATCGAGTGGTAG
- a CDS encoding polysaccharide deacetylase family protein: MIRGSTAVPVLMYHSVRADPPATTHGLSVHPDRFAEQLDVLAELGLTPVPFGALVEHWRSGAQLPDRPVVLTFDDGYADFHSEVLPRLVARRFAASLFVTTGWLADAAPADRAGRPLDATLSWSQLREIEAAGIETGAHSHSHAALDAVGPAALREELARSRHLLEDRLGRADQVFCYPFGYSDARVRDAVRAAGWSGACAVANTLARPHQGPYALARLTIRRRTDPATFRQVVQGLAVTRHYLADRTLTKGYAVVRRARGLVGSGPGGWGQGRR, from the coding sequence GTGATCCGCGGCAGCACGGCCGTCCCGGTGCTGATGTACCACTCGGTGCGCGCCGATCCGCCCGCGACCACCCACGGGCTCTCCGTGCACCCGGACCGGTTCGCCGAGCAGCTCGACGTGCTGGCCGAACTCGGCCTGACCCCGGTGCCGTTCGGCGCACTGGTCGAGCACTGGAGGTCGGGGGCGCAGCTTCCCGACCGCCCGGTCGTGCTGACCTTCGACGACGGCTACGCGGACTTCCACAGCGAGGTGCTGCCCCGGCTCGTCGCACGGCGGTTCGCGGCGAGCCTCTTCGTGACCACCGGCTGGCTGGCCGACGCCGCCCCCGCGGACCGCGCGGGGCGGCCGCTCGACGCCACCCTCAGCTGGTCGCAGCTGAGGGAGATCGAGGCGGCCGGTATCGAGACGGGCGCCCACAGCCACAGCCACGCGGCCCTCGACGCCGTCGGACCGGCCGCGCTCCGCGAGGAACTGGCGCGCTCCCGGCACCTGCTGGAGGACCGGCTGGGCCGGGCGGACCAGGTGTTCTGCTATCCGTTCGGCTACTCCGACGCCCGGGTCCGCGACGCGGTCAGGGCCGCAGGGTGGAGCGGTGCCTGCGCGGTGGCCAACACCCTGGCCCGGCCGCACCAGGGCCCTTACGCCCTGGCCCGGCTGACGATCCGTCGGCGGACCGACCCGGCGACCTTCCGGCAGGTGGTCCAGGGGCTCGCGGTCACCCGGCACTACCTCGCCGACCGCACGCTGACCAAGGGCTACGCCGTGGTCCGGCGCGCCCGCGGCCTCGTCGGATCCGGCCCAGGGGGCTGGGGGCAGGGGCGGCGGTGA
- a CDS encoding YchJ family protein: MTRKTTTPATATCPCGQPRPYPECCGPLHAGTAQAATAEQLMRSRFAAFAKHDEAYLLRSWAPETRPVRIDLDPGLRWERLEILGGTEGGPFHTEGTVEFRAHYREGRASGSLHENSRFRREAGAWVYVDGDITD; this comes from the coding sequence ATGACGCGCAAGACGACGACACCGGCCACCGCCACCTGCCCCTGCGGGCAGCCCCGCCCCTACCCCGAGTGCTGCGGTCCGCTGCACGCGGGCACCGCGCAGGCCGCCACCGCGGAGCAGTTGATGCGCTCACGCTTCGCCGCCTTCGCCAAGCACGACGAGGCCTACCTGCTGCGGAGTTGGGCCCCCGAGACGCGGCCGGTTCGGATCGACCTCGACCCCGGCCTGCGCTGGGAGCGGTTGGAGATCCTCGGCGGCACCGAGGGCGGCCCCTTCCACACCGAGGGCACCGTCGAGTTCCGCGCCCACTACCGCGAGGGCCGCGCGTCCGGTTCCCTGCACGAGAACAGCAGGTTCCGCCGCGAGGCGGGGGCGTGGGTCTACGTCGACGGTGACATCACGGACTGA
- a CDS encoding glycosyltransferase encodes MICVYTELRWPQLCAAIDSAVAQSLAPSDVLVVVDHNEALLARLRARHDGDKVIRVLPNVHDKGLSGARNTGAEAAAGEVVAFLDDDATAEPDWLAVLVSGYTDPVVMGVGGRTLPVWASGRRPAWYPEEFDWVHGASYLGMPVGRARVRNVLGGNASFRRGAFAVAGGFPEGIGRGAGGGRAASAGGGEETELCIRIQQARPDAEFRYDDRAVIHHLVTRERERFRYLCRRSWAEGLSKARVTARVGAEDGLATERAYVSRVLPAGIVRGLRDAVRGRPSGLGRAGAIGAGALITAAGYAVGLRHRARPVEGRRR; translated from the coding sequence GTGATCTGCGTCTACACCGAGCTGCGCTGGCCGCAGCTCTGCGCGGCGATCGACTCGGCCGTCGCGCAGTCGCTCGCGCCTTCGGACGTCCTGGTGGTGGTCGACCACAACGAGGCGCTGCTCGCCAGACTCCGGGCCCGACATGACGGGGACAAGGTGATCCGGGTCCTGCCGAACGTCCACGACAAGGGGCTCTCCGGTGCGCGCAACACCGGGGCCGAGGCCGCCGCCGGCGAGGTCGTCGCCTTTCTGGACGACGACGCCACCGCCGAGCCGGACTGGCTCGCCGTTCTGGTCTCCGGCTACACCGACCCCGTCGTGATGGGCGTCGGCGGCCGGACCCTGCCGGTCTGGGCGTCGGGGCGACGGCCGGCCTGGTATCCGGAGGAGTTCGACTGGGTCCACGGCGCCAGTTACCTCGGCATGCCCGTCGGACGTGCTCGCGTGCGGAACGTGCTCGGCGGCAACGCCTCGTTCCGGCGTGGCGCGTTCGCCGTCGCGGGTGGCTTTCCCGAGGGCATCGGGCGCGGGGCCGGCGGCGGGAGAGCCGCGAGCGCGGGCGGCGGGGAGGAGACCGAGCTCTGCATCCGGATCCAACAGGCGCGCCCGGACGCCGAGTTCCGCTACGACGACCGCGCCGTCATCCATCATCTGGTCACGCGGGAGCGCGAGCGCTTCCGCTACCTGTGCCGGCGCAGCTGGGCCGAGGGGCTGTCCAAGGCGCGCGTCACCGCGCGCGTCGGCGCGGAGGACGGGCTGGCCACCGAACGCGCGTACGTCTCGCGCGTGCTGCCCGCGGGCATCGTCAGAGGGCTGCGCGACGCGGTCCGCGGGCGGCCCTCCGGTCTGGGCCGAGCCGGGGCGATCGGCGCGGGCGCGCTGATCACGGCGGCCGGCTACGCCGTGGGCCTGCGCCACCGGGCGCGCCCGGTCGAGGGGAGGCGGAGGTGA
- a CDS encoding lipopolysaccharide biosynthesis protein has translation MTTTSAHGAATQPGPDEGPPGDRAHDDRAPLFRNGYALMLNTVVSGALGLGYWWLAARYYSAADMGRGSAAIAAMKLLSGLTALGFTGALARFVPVAGRATGRLLARAYGVNALASTAITLLFLAGLPLWGSHYDFLRGWARAAGFLAAVLAWSWLTLQDGVLIGLRAAVWVPVGNLSFSVGKAVLLVLLAGTIPATGVFVSWAAAVALSVVPIGLLIVRRLVPRQAAAADPAVTPPSVRQIGRFLAGDYTGSVFNLVVTYLVPVLVAARVSADQNAVYYIINTIGGTLDLLAVNMAASLTVESARRPALLGAHTRGALLRMAWVTLPCFALLGLAAPRVLDVFGPGYAAAGAPLLRWLAAAGFTRVLIEVYFGTLRARSRTRQVALLQGLMCALVLVLSLVLMPRMGIAGVGVAVLASQSTVALCALPGLLRVLRGAADPLPTPVPPPPATPSLPDAPTLT, from the coding sequence GTGACCACGACCTCCGCGCACGGCGCGGCCACCCAGCCCGGGCCCGACGAGGGGCCGCCGGGCGACCGAGCGCACGACGACCGCGCGCCGCTCTTCCGCAACGGCTACGCCCTGATGCTCAACACCGTGGTCTCCGGCGCGCTCGGGCTGGGCTACTGGTGGCTCGCCGCCCGCTACTACAGCGCGGCGGACATGGGCCGGGGCTCCGCCGCGATCGCCGCGATGAAGCTGCTGTCCGGTCTGACCGCGCTCGGCTTCACCGGCGCACTGGCCCGCTTCGTGCCCGTCGCCGGACGCGCCACCGGGCGGCTGCTGGCGCGCGCCTACGGCGTCAACGCGCTGGCCTCGACCGCGATCACGCTGCTCTTCCTGGCCGGGCTGCCGCTCTGGGGCTCGCACTACGACTTCCTGCGCGGCTGGGCGCGGGCGGCCGGGTTCCTGGCCGCCGTGCTCGCCTGGTCCTGGCTGACGCTCCAGGACGGGGTGCTGATCGGGCTGCGGGCGGCCGTCTGGGTGCCGGTCGGGAACCTCTCCTTCTCCGTGGGCAAGGCCGTGCTGCTGGTGCTGCTGGCCGGGACGATCCCGGCCACCGGCGTCTTCGTCTCCTGGGCGGCCGCGGTGGCCCTGTCGGTGGTGCCGATCGGGCTGCTCATCGTGCGGCGGCTGGTGCCGCGTCAGGCCGCGGCGGCCGACCCCGCGGTCACGCCGCCCTCGGTCCGGCAGATCGGCCGCTTCCTGGCGGGCGACTACACCGGGTCCGTGTTCAACCTGGTGGTCACCTACCTGGTGCCGGTGCTGGTGGCGGCCCGGGTCAGCGCCGACCAGAACGCCGTCTACTACATCATCAACACCATCGGCGGCACCCTCGACCTGCTGGCGGTCAACATGGCCGCCTCGCTCACCGTCGAGTCCGCGCGCCGTCCGGCCCTGCTCGGCGCGCACACCCGCGGCGCGCTGCTGCGGATGGCCTGGGTGACGCTGCCCTGCTTCGCCCTGCTCGGCCTGGCCGCCCCGCGGGTGCTGGACGTCTTCGGTCCCGGTTACGCCGCGGCGGGCGCGCCGCTGCTGCGCTGGCTGGCCGCGGCGGGCTTCACCCGCGTGCTGATCGAGGTCTACTTCGGCACCCTGCGCGCCCGCAGCCGCACCCGCCAGGTCGCCCTGCTGCAGGGGCTGATGTGCGCCCTGGTGCTGGTCCTCTCGCTGGTCCTGATGCCGCGGATGGGCATCGCCGGCGTCGGCGTGGCGGTGCTGGCCAGCCAGTCCACGGTCGCGCTCTGTGCGCTGCCCGGTCTGCTCCGGGTGCTGCGCGGCGCGGCCGACCCGCTGCCGACGCCGGTCCCGCCGCCGCCCGCAACGCCGTCCCTTCCCGACGCCCCGACCCTGACCTGA
- a CDS encoding GH39 family glycosyl hydrolase: protein MDSVGGHARVPRRWSGPRRRHWATAVAAILALGCLIALLGRGEGPATAGPGPAAAGASGSDTAPGWGLTHTQYSADTGDAAADSAARALLAQAPLPQDQALMGWGTDNPEPSPGVYDFGRLDARIAMITRSGGRPVITLCCAPDWMKGGTPGRTDWSRLETAPSPTHYADFAALAATVARRYPQVHAYVAWNEFKGFFDNASDQWDAAGYTALYNQVYRALKAVRPGIEVGGPYLPVDGFAPGSATDASVVSGPWGTLDQRVVTAFDYWLAHKAGADFVVVDGSTEPKDGAPAPDPFAATAKFTDVSRWIHDRTPLPLWWAEWYVEPPDSGWSEPYRDAVLASGMIALARGRVAAAFYWNPETGAADCPGCLWSTSGAALPPLALLRGFARWFPPSVTPVPVQVSDARVRVLAQAAEGVAVNTADRTLRVVVDGRTLSLGPYQVLWFSR from the coding sequence ATGGACAGCGTGGGGGGTCACGCCCGAGTGCCGCGCCGGTGGTCCGGCCCGCGCCGACGCCACTGGGCGACGGCCGTCGCCGCGATCCTGGCCCTGGGCTGCCTGATCGCCCTGCTGGGCCGCGGCGAAGGACCCGCCACGGCCGGACCGGGCCCCGCGGCCGCAGGGGCGAGCGGCTCGGACACGGCCCCCGGCTGGGGGCTGACCCACACCCAGTACAGCGCCGACACCGGCGACGCGGCCGCGGACTCCGCCGCCCGGGCGCTGCTCGCGCAGGCCCCGCTCCCCCAGGACCAGGCGCTGATGGGCTGGGGCACCGACAATCCCGAACCCTCCCCCGGGGTCTACGACTTCGGACGTCTCGACGCCCGTATCGCGATGATCACCCGCAGCGGCGGCCGTCCGGTGATCACCCTGTGCTGCGCGCCCGACTGGATGAAGGGCGGCACGCCGGGCCGGACCGACTGGTCCCGCCTGGAGACGGCTCCCTCCCCCACGCACTACGCCGACTTCGCCGCCCTCGCCGCAACCGTGGCCAGGCGCTACCCGCAGGTCCACGCGTACGTGGCGTGGAACGAGTTCAAGGGCTTCTTCGACAACGCCTCCGACCAGTGGGACGCCGCCGGGTACACGGCGCTCTACAACCAGGTCTACCGCGCCCTGAAGGCGGTGCGTCCCGGGATCGAGGTCGGCGGCCCCTACCTCCCGGTGGACGGCTTCGCGCCGGGCTCCGCGACGGACGCCTCCGTGGTGAGCGGCCCCTGGGGCACGCTGGACCAGCGGGTGGTCACCGCCTTCGACTACTGGCTGGCGCACAAGGCGGGCGCCGACTTCGTCGTCGTCGACGGCTCGACCGAGCCCAAGGACGGCGCCCCCGCCCCGGACCCCTTCGCGGCGACGGCGAAGTTCACCGACGTCAGCCGCTGGATCCACGACCGGACCCCGCTGCCCCTGTGGTGGGCCGAGTGGTACGTGGAACCGCCGGACTCCGGCTGGAGCGAGCCCTACCGTGACGCGGTGCTGGCCTCCGGCATGATCGCACTGGCCCGGGGGCGCGTCGCTGCGGCCTTCTACTGGAATCCGGAGACCGGCGCCGCCGACTGCCCCGGCTGCCTGTGGAGCACCTCCGGTGCGGCCCTGCCGCCGCTGGCTCTGCTGCGCGGTTTCGCCCGCTGGTTCCCGCCCTCGGTGACGCCGGTCCCGGTCCAGGTGTCCGACGCCCGCGTGCGGGTGCTCGCCCAGGCCGCCGAGGGCGTGGCGGTGAACACCGCCGACCGGACCCTGCGGGTCGTCGTCGACGGCCGGACGCTGAGCCTCGGCCCGTACCAGGTGCTCTGGTTCAGCCGGTAG
- a CDS encoding cobyrinate a,c-diamide synthase: MVALPRLVLAAPASGTGKTTVATGLMAALTARGLRVSPHKVGPDYIDPGYHALATGRPGRNLDAFMSGPERIAPLLAHGAAGADVAVVEGVMGLYDGAAQRGELASTAHVAKLLRAPVVLVVDASSQSRSVAALVHGFASWDPQVRIGGVILNRVASDRHELLLREALEEGGGVPVLGALRRSGGVATPSRHLGLVPVVERDAEALRAVREMGELVAAGVDLDALLALARSAPELHGPAWNADEEIAALGSAGSTALVPDAPSGTRPVVALAGGAAFSFSYAENAELLTAAGAEVVPFDPLHDEKLPERTAALVIGGGFPEVYASELSANRALRDEITALAQSGAPLAAECAGLLYLCRELDGKPMCGVLDAEAAMSPRLTLGYREAVALSDSPLAVAGTRLAGHEFHRTVTTPGAGPAPAWGWRAHDGRPTTEGFTSPTLHASYLHLHWTAAPALPARLVEHAARYRRE, from the coding sequence GTGGTAGCTCTCCCCCGGCTGGTCCTGGCCGCGCCCGCCTCGGGCACGGGCAAGACGACGGTGGCGACCGGGCTGATGGCGGCGCTGACGGCGCGCGGGCTGCGCGTCTCCCCGCACAAGGTCGGCCCGGACTACATCGACCCCGGCTACCACGCGCTGGCGACCGGGAGGCCGGGCCGCAACCTGGACGCGTTCATGAGCGGGCCGGAGCGGATCGCGCCGCTGCTCGCGCACGGCGCGGCGGGCGCGGACGTGGCGGTGGTCGAGGGCGTGATGGGCCTGTACGACGGCGCGGCGCAGCGGGGCGAGCTGGCCTCGACCGCGCATGTGGCCAAGCTGCTGCGGGCGCCGGTGGTGCTGGTGGTGGACGCTTCCTCGCAGAGCCGCTCGGTCGCGGCCCTGGTGCACGGCTTCGCGTCCTGGGATCCGCAGGTGCGGATCGGCGGGGTGATCCTCAACCGGGTGGCCTCGGACCGGCACGAGCTGCTGCTGCGGGAGGCGCTGGAGGAGGGCGGCGGCGTGCCCGTGCTCGGCGCGCTGCGGCGCAGCGGCGGGGTGGCGACGCCGAGCCGGCATCTGGGGCTGGTCCCTGTCGTGGAGCGGGACGCCGAGGCGCTGCGGGCCGTCCGCGAGATGGGCGAGCTGGTCGCGGCGGGCGTGGACCTGGACGCGCTGCTGGCGCTGGCGCGCAGCGCGCCGGAACTGCACGGGCCCGCCTGGAACGCGGACGAGGAGATCGCCGCTCTCGGCAGCGCCGGGAGCACTGCTCTTGTTCCGGACGCCCCGTCAGGGACGCGACCGGTGGTCGCGCTCGCGGGGGGAGCGGCGTTCTCCTTCTCGTACGCCGAGAACGCCGAACTGCTCACGGCCGCCGGGGCGGAGGTCGTGCCGTTCGACCCCCTCCACGACGAGAAGCTGCCGGAGCGGACGGCGGCGCTGGTCATCGGCGGCGGCTTCCCCGAGGTCTACGCGTCCGAGCTCTCGGCGAACCGGGCGCTCCGCGACGAGATCACCGCTCTCGCGCAGTCCGGAGCACCGCTCGCAGCGGAGTGCGCCGGTCTGCTCTACCTCTGCCGCGAGCTCGACGGAAAGCCCATGTGCGGAGTCCTGGACGCGGAGGCGGCCATGTCGCCCCGGCTCACCCTCGGCTACCGCGAGGCCGTCGCCCTGAGCGACAGTCCGCTGGCCGTCGCCGGCACCCGGCTCGCGGGCCACGAGTTCCACCGCACCGTCACCACCCCCGGCGCCGGGCCCGCGCCCGCCTGGGGCTGGCGCGCCCACGACGGGCGGCCCACGACCGAGGGCTTCACCTCCCCGACCCTGCACGCCTCCTACCTGCACCTGCACTGGACCGCCGCGCCCGCGCTGCCCGCCCGGCTGGTCGAGCACGCCGCCCGGTACCGGCGAGAATGA